The Deinococcus aerolatus DNA window GAACACCTCGTTGTAGGTCTGCGCGGTGCCGCCGTAGACGGTCAGTCCTGCCGCCGCCAGTTTCTCGGTCAGGCGCGACCCCGTGGACTCGTCGGCCAGCACCAGATCCGGCTTGAGGGCCACGATGGCCTCCAGATCCGGCTGGTAGCCGCTGCCCACCTTCGGCAGTCTGTCGGTGACGGCTTTCGGATGGTTGCTGAAGATGTCGGTGGCAACCAGCTTGCTGCCCGCGCCGATGGCAACCAGGGTTTCGGTGTGGCTGGGCAGCATGGCAACGATCCGCCTCGGCTCGCTCCTGAGCGTGACCCGGCGGCCCAGGTCGTCGGTGACGGTCAGGGGATAGGCGGTGGCGGCGGCGGTGGACAGCAGGGCGAGGGTGGACAGAACAAGCAGGTGGCGCATGAAGAACTCCGGCGTGCGTGGAGGCGGCAGCGGAAGCGGGCAACGCAGCAGAGAAAAAGCCCGCTCCAGCCGGGGGCCAGAGCGGGAACACGCGTGGACAGGCCACGGGGAAATTCAGCACTCAGATTGCGGCCCTCTGACGGCGAGAGGTGTCCCACAGACAGATACGCCGTGAGGACGTCCCTGAGAGGCATTCGGGCTTCACCACCTGTTGTGGCATACCGCTGCGCGACAGCGCCGGAATCTCACCGGACTTCCCCTTCCTCAGGTGGATGCAGGCTAGCAGAGTGGACCGGCACGCAGGCCAGGGACCGCCGGGCCGCTACCGCAGGGGCGCCTGCCGCAGTTCGCACAGCCACCACTGACCCCCGGCCCGCCGCAACACCGCCACCCCGCCCGGCAGGGTCTCGGCGGCGCGCAGGCCCACGCACAGACGCAGCGCGGCCAGCAGCGGCCCGGCGTGCGTGAAGGCCACCACCTCGCCGCTCTGCGGAAGGTCCCCGAGCCAGGCGTGAATGCGGGCATGAAAGGCGCGGCCCGTCTCGCCTCCTGGCGGCCCAGTCGCGTCCGCCGGATCAGACAGCGCCTCAATCCAGCCGCGCGGCCCGGCCCCATGCTGCGCCTCCAGCTCGGCCCAGGTGTGTCCGGCCATCACCCCAAGGTTCGCTTCAGCCAGGGCAGTTGCCGTGCGTGCGCCCGGAAATCCGGCCCGCGCTGCCGTCTCGCGGGCGCGGCGGCTGGGTGAGCAGAAGGCCGCGGCGCCCGGCGGCAGCCGGAGCCCGGCGGCCAGCGCGCGGCCCGCCTCCGACAGCGGCGCGTCTTCATCGGGGCGGGGATAGCGGCGCTGGGCATTCGGCGCGGTGGGCGCGTGGCGCACCATTGTCAGCGTGAGGGTCACCCCTGACCCCAGGCGTAGGCGCACAGCGCCGCCAGTTCAGCCGTGACCACGATCATGCCGTAGATGTCCCCGCTGAGGCCACCGCCCAGCCGCCGCGCGCTGAAAGCCGCCACCCCGAAGCACACCGCCAGCGCCGCCAGCCACGCGGTCCACGCCCCCGGCAGCAGCAGGGTGGGGGCCGCGAGCAGCAGCGCCGCGCCCCAGCGGCCCTCGCGCGAGCGGGCGCCCAGGGATTCCTGGCGGGCGGCCGGGTACAGGTTCATGGGCAGCAGCAGCAGCGTGCGGGCCGACACGGCGGCCACCAGCGGCGCGTACCACGGCAGCGGCGCGGCCAGCAGGCTCCACAACGTCAGCAGCGCCAGCACCCCCACCGCCAGTCCAAAGGCCCCGACATGCACGTCCCGCAGGATCTCCAGGCGCTGGACCGGGCTTTTCACGGCAAACAGGGCGTCGGCGCTGTCCACCAGACCGTCGAAGTGCAGCATGCCGGTGACCGCCAGCCATGCCCCCACCGCCAGCGCAGCCACCACGCCCCCTGGAAGCGGCAACCCCAACCACAGCAGCAGCGACACCAGTCCGCCCACCACGTAGCCGGCCAGCGGGTAGTACGCACTGGCCCGCGCGAAATCGCCGTCGCGCACTTCCGTGATGTGCGGCAGCGGAAGAATGGTCAGAAAGGTCAGGGCCAGGTGGGCGGCGCGGAGCTGAGGCGACAGGAAACGCCGGGTCACGGTGCCCTGTGCAGGCTGTTGAGGCGGGCCCACATATCCCTCAGGCTAGAGGCTGCCAAGAATCCTCCACAAAAAGCGGCTTGAGGTTGTTGCAACGCAGAATGCAAGCGGCCAGGACATGGAATCCGAGCAATGTAGACGAGAGCCGCTCCAGATCCCGCTCCAAACGTCGAAACCGTGACATCCACGCAAGGGACTGCTGCACCACCCACCGTCTTGGGACCAGGATGAAGCCCTTGGCTACCTCCGGGCGTGTGATCACCGCCAGACATTCTCTCCTCCAGTGTGGATCAAATTGAACTCATCCTCCACCACACCCTACCCACATTACCCCTACGTTTTCCCACAGTCGCCACCTGCGCTCCTTCACCCCGGCAACACCAAACTTTGCCGGGAAAGTCTGCACCTGAGCCCCCGGCCCCGCCTGCAAACAGGGAGGGCCGCGCCTCCAACAGACGCGGCCCTCCGATCCCCCCCCCGCGTTCAGGAGGTCAGGGGATTGGCCTTCGGACGGTCCAGGCCATAGCGTTCCATGGCGCGGGTAACCGTTTGTGCCTCCAGGGTTCCCTGATCGCTCAGCGCCTTGAGGGCAGTCAGCACGATGTGGTGGGCATCAACCTCGAAAAACGCGCGCAGGGCGGCCCGGGTATCGCTGCGGCCAAAACCGTCGGTGCCCAGGGTCACGTAATCGGCCCGCAGGTAGGGCCGGATCATGTCGGGCACGGCGCGCAGGTAATCCGTGGCAGCGATCACGGGAGCAGTGGACTGATTGAGATGGGTTCCCACGAACGAGGGCCGAGCGGCCTCCTCCGGATGCAGCCGGCTGAGCCGCTCGGCCTCCATGCCGTCACGGCGCAGTTCCCCGAAGCTCGTGACACTCCACACCTCCGCCCCCACCCCCCAGTCGTCGGCCAGCAGTTCGGCGGCCCTGAGCACCTCCCGCAGGATGGTGCCGCTGCCCAGCAGCCGGACGTGTGGCCCCGAGGTGTCCTGCAGGGCGCGCAGGCGGTACATGCCGCGCACGATGCCCTCCTCCGCCCCCGGCGGCATCGCCGGATGCAGGTACGTCTCGTTCATCAGGGTGATGTAGTAGTAGTGGTCGCGGTCCTCGGTCAACATCTCGCGCAGGCCGTGGTGCACGATCACCGCCAGTTCGTAGGCGAACGCCGGATCATAGGCCCGGCAGGTCGGCACGCTGGACGCCAGCAGCAGGCTGTGACCGTCCTGATGCTGCAGGCCCTCGCCGGACAGCGTGGTCCGTCCGGCCGTCGCGCCCATCAGGAAACCCCGGGCGCGCGCGTCGGCGGCGGCCCAGGCCAGGTCACCCACACGCTGAAAGCCAAACATAGAGTAGAAGGTATAGAACGGCAGGGTCATCAGCCCGTGCGTGCTGTAGGCGGTGGCAGCGGCCATCCACGAGGCGAAGGCCCCGTCCTCGTTGATGCCCTCCTGAAGCACCTGACCCTCTTCCGCCTCGCGGTAGTACAGCAGCTGGTCCGCGTCCTCCGGCCGGTAACGCTGGCCTTCGGGGGCATAGATGCCGAACTGCCGGAACAGGGCGTTCATGCCGAAGGTCCGCGCCTCGTCGGGGATGATCGGTACCACACGTGGCCCCAGCACCGGGTGACGCAGCAGGGTCAGCAGCAGCTGATTGAAGGCCATGGTGGTGGACACGGGCCGGTCCTCGCTGCCGCGCACCGCGCCGATCAGGTCCTCGCGCGCGGGCGGTTCCAGCCGTTCCGCGCGCACCTGTCGGGCAGGCAGCGGCCCCCCCAGCGCCTCGCGGCGTCCGCGCAGGTACCGCATCTCGGGCGCGTCCTCGGGCGGACGGTAAAAGGCCAGGGTCTGGAGCTGATCGTCACTCAGGGGAAGCTTGAAGCGGTCCCGGAAGGCACGCAGTTGCCCGGCGTCCAGCTTCTTTTGCTGGTGGGCGGTGTTCTTGCCCTCGCCCGCACTGCCCAGTCCATACCCCTTGACGCTGAGCGCCAGGACCACGGTGGGCCGTTTGGCCTGGACTGCCCGCGCGTAGGCGGCGTGGATCTTGAGCGGATCGTGTCCGCCGCGCCGCAGGTCCTGAATCTCGGCGTCCGAGAGGTGAGACACCAGCCCGCGCAGCTCCGGAGAACCTCCAAAAAAGTGCTCCCGCCCGTAGGCCCCGTCCCGGGCCTTGTAGTTCTGGTACTCGCCGTCCAGCGTCGCGTTCATGCGCTCGAGGATCAGGCCCCGGTCATCGCGGGCGAACAGGTCATCCCACTCCGAGCCCCACAGCACCTTGATGGTGTCCCAGCCGGCGGCCCCGAACGCCGCCTCCAGCTCCTGCACAATGCTGCCGTTGCCGCGCACCGGACCGTCGAGCCGCTGCAGGTTGCAGTTGACCACCCAGATCAGGTTGTCCAGCCCCTCGCGGCTCGCCACGCTCAGCGCGCCGCGCGCCTCGGGCTCGTCCATCTCGCCGTCGCCCACAAAGCACCAGACCTTGCGGTCACTGGGAGCCAGAAGGCCGCGCCGCTCCAGGTATTTCATGAAACGTGCCTGGTAGATCGCCTGAACCGGTCCCAGGCCCATGGAGCCGGTGGGATAGGACCAGAAATCCGGCATCAGCCAGGGATGGGGGTAGCTGGAAAGCCCCTGGCCGCCGACCTCACGCCGGTAATGCAGCAGCTGATCCTCACTCAGCCGACCTTCCAGAAAGGCGCGCGCATACATTCCGGGCGCGGCGTGCGGCTGGTAGAACACCACGTCCCCCTGGGGCCCGGCGCGCAGGAAATGGTTGAACGCCACTTCGTACAGGTCCGCGGCGCTGGCAAAGGTGGCGAGGTGGCCGCCGAGTTCCGAAGAAGCCTGATTGGCCCGCATCACCATGGCCACGGCGTTCCAGCGGACAGCCGCACCCAGCTTGGCTTCCAGCACTGGATCGCCGGGGTAGGCGGGCTGCTCGCCGGGCGCGATCGTGTTGCGCATGGGGGTGTTGAAGCGCCAGCGCAGGTCCAGTTTGCGCTGGCTGGCCCGCTGCAGCAGGTGGTCCAGCAGGTAGGCGGCA harbors:
- the aceE gene encoding pyruvate dehydrogenase (acetyl-transferring), homodimeric type; the encoded protein is MTLTPPAWKPGQDPDPTETAEWIDSLEAVIQRDGPERAAYLLDHLLQRASQRKLDLRWRFNTPMRNTIAPGEQPAYPGDPVLEAKLGAAVRWNAVAMVMRANQASSELGGHLATFASAADLYEVAFNHFLRAGPQGDVVFYQPHAAPGMYARAFLEGRLSEDQLLHYRREVGGQGLSSYPHPWLMPDFWSYPTGSMGLGPVQAIYQARFMKYLERRGLLAPSDRKVWCFVGDGEMDEPEARGALSVASREGLDNLIWVVNCNLQRLDGPVRGNGSIVQELEAAFGAAGWDTIKVLWGSEWDDLFARDDRGLILERMNATLDGEYQNYKARDGAYGREHFFGGSPELRGLVSHLSDAEIQDLRRGGHDPLKIHAAYARAVQAKRPTVVLALSVKGYGLGSAGEGKNTAHQQKKLDAGQLRAFRDRFKLPLSDDQLQTLAFYRPPEDAPEMRYLRGRREALGGPLPARQVRAERLEPPAREDLIGAVRGSEDRPVSTTMAFNQLLLTLLRHPVLGPRVVPIIPDEARTFGMNALFRQFGIYAPEGQRYRPEDADQLLYYREAEEGQVLQEGINEDGAFASWMAAATAYSTHGLMTLPFYTFYSMFGFQRVGDLAWAAADARARGFLMGATAGRTTLSGEGLQHQDGHSLLLASSVPTCRAYDPAFAYELAVIVHHGLREMLTEDRDHYYYITLMNETYLHPAMPPGAEEGIVRGMYRLRALQDTSGPHVRLLGSGTILREVLRAAELLADDWGVGAEVWSVTSFGELRRDGMEAERLSRLHPEEAARPSFVGTHLNQSTAPVIAATDYLRAVPDMIRPYLRADYVTLGTDGFGRSDTRAALRAFFEVDAHHIVLTALKALSDQGTLEAQTVTRAMERYGLDRPKANPLTS
- a CDS encoding adenosylcobinamide-GDP ribazoletransferase, whose translation is MGPPQQPAQGTVTRRFLSPQLRAAHLALTFLTILPLPHITEVRDGDFARASAYYPLAGYVVGGLVSLLLWLGLPLPGGVVAALAVGAWLAVTGMLHFDGLVDSADALFAVKSPVQRLEILRDVHVGAFGLAVGVLALLTLWSLLAAPLPWYAPLVAAVSARTLLLLPMNLYPAARQESLGARSREGRWGAALLLAAPTLLLPGAWTAWLAALAVCFGVAAFSARRLGGGLSGDIYGMIVVTAELAALCAYAWGQG
- a CDS encoding histidine phosphatase family protein, whose amino-acid sequence is MTLTLTMVRHAPTAPNAQRRYPRPDEDAPLSEAGRALAAGLRLPPGAAAFCSPSRRARETAARAGFPGARTATALAEANLGVMAGHTWAELEAQHGAGPRGWIEALSDPADATGPPGGETGRAFHARIHAWLGDLPQSGEVVAFTHAGPLLAALRLCVGLRAAETLPGGVAVLRRAGGQWWLCELRQAPLR